A single window of candidate division WOR-3 bacterium DNA harbors:
- the secY gene encoding preprotein translocase subunit SecY — MALDAFRNIWRIGDIRRRILNTILLLAIYRLGSHIPAPGVNIGVLSAYFERMSGSVLGLFDLFVGGNLSRATIFALGIMPYISASIILQILGATIPYYQRLSQEGEEGRRKMTQHIRYLTVGIAAFNSISFAIFLQNLSVNGVPVLPNPSFFVKFSIVITMTAGTIFLMWLGELVTENGIGNGVSLLIMFSILARGPAQVIQLLRSIKAGTLSLIASIIFAVVAVLIIAAVVLVTQAQRRIPVQYAKRVKGRKIYGGQATHLPLNVNTAGVIPIIFAQSALMILPTFAGFFRGQAWADWLVNIFSPSGFLYNFLFVLLIVVFAYVYTAIVINPQELASNLKKYGGFIPGVRPGRATAEHIDRVLSRITLPGALFFAFVAIVPIFFAVKWNFPFYFGGTSIIIVVGVALDTASQLESHLLMRHYEGFMKTGRIRGRRR; from the coding sequence ATGGCTCTTGATGCTTTTAGAAATATCTGGAGAATTGGAGATATAAGAAGAAGGATATTAAATACAATCCTTCTTTTAGCTATTTATCGTCTTGGTAGCCATATTCCAGCTCCTGGGGTAAACATTGGAGTTCTTTCTGCGTATTTTGAGAGAATGAGTGGTTCTGTTTTGGGTTTATTTGATCTATTTGTTGGAGGGAATTTAAGTAGGGCTACTATTTTTGCTCTTGGCATTATGCCTTATATTAGTGCTTCAATTATTTTACAGATTTTAGGAGCGACGATACCATATTATCAGAGATTGTCACAGGAAGGCGAGGAAGGTAGAAGGAAGATGACGCAACATATAAGGTATCTCACTGTGGGTATAGCTGCTTTTAATTCGATATCATTCGCGATTTTTTTGCAGAATCTTTCTGTAAATGGGGTGCCTGTTTTACCGAACCCAAGTTTTTTTGTAAAATTTTCAATAGTTATAACGATGACAGCTGGCACTATTTTCTTAATGTGGCTTGGAGAACTTGTTACAGAAAATGGGATAGGTAATGGTGTTTCGCTTCTCATTATGTTTAGTATTCTTGCAAGGGGACCTGCACAAGTTATTCAATTATTGCGTAGTATAAAGGCTGGAACATTAAGTTTGATTGCTTCTATAATTTTTGCGGTCGTAGCTGTTTTAATTATTGCTGCAGTGGTTCTTGTTACCCAAGCTCAGAGGAGAATACCAGTTCAGTATGCTAAAAGAGTGAAAGGGAGAAAAATATATGGTGGACAAGCGACACATCTTCCATTAAATGTTAATACTGCTGGTGTAATTCCTATAATATTTGCTCAATCAGCTTTAATGATTCTTCCAACTTTCGCAGGTTTCTTTAGGGGTCAGGCTTGGGCTGATTGGCTTGTTAATATCTTTTCGCCAAGTGGGTTCTTATATAATTTTCTTTTTGTGTTATTGATTGTAGTTTTTGCTTATGTTTATACTGCAATTGTAATAAACCCACAAGAACTTGCCTCAAATCTTAAAAAATATGGAGGGTTTATCCCGGGAGTAAGACCAGGTAGAGCCACTGCTGAGCATATTGATCGTGTTCTTTCAAGAATAACACTCCCTGGAGCTTTATTCTTTGCTTTTGTGGCTATTGTCCCTATATTCTTTGCTGTGAAATGGAACTTCCCTTTTTATTTTGGAGGAACTTCAATAATTATTGTTGTGGGGGTTGCCCTTGATACTGCAAGTCAACTTGAGTCTCATCTTCTTATGAGACATTATGAAGGTTTTATGAAGACTGGAAGAATTAGAGGGAGGAGGAGATGA
- the rplO gene encoding 50S ribosomal protein L15 → MELSRLKPPRGSREKRKRVGRGPGSGMGTYSTRGIKGQNARSGRGPRLGFEGGQTPLTKRIPKRGFSKREEEKIAIVNLVTLSKIFKEGDEVTIDKLREEGLVGKREKVKILGKGEIDKKLIVHTNMISKSAKEKIEKLGGKVIINGS, encoded by the coding sequence ATTGAGCTAAGCAGGTTGAAACCTCCAAGAGGAAGCAGAGAGAAGAGAAAAAGAGTTGGTCGTGGACCAGGTTCCGGAATGGGAACCTATTCAACAAGAGGAATAAAAGGGCAGAATGCAAGAAGTGGTAGGGGCCCTAGGTTGGGTTTTGAAGGAGGGCAAACACCTCTTACAAAGAGGATTCCTAAGAGGGGTTTTAGTAAAAGAGAAGAGGAGAAAATTGCAATTGTTAATCTGGTTACTTTAAGTAAGATTTTTAAAGAAGGAGATGAAGTGACGATTGATAAATTAAGAGAAGAAGGTTTGGTTGGGAAAAGAGAAAAAGTTAAAATTCTTGGCAAGGGCGAGATAGATAAAAAGTTAATTGTTCATACTAATATGATTTCTAAATCCGCAAAAGAAAAGATTGAAAAATTAGGAGGAAAGGTAATTATAAATGGCTCTTGA
- the rpmD gene encoding 50S ribosomal protein L30, translating to MLRIKQIRSKIGSNKRQKATLKALGLKKINDVVVHKDTPSIRGMIKKVSHLVEVEEINGN from the coding sequence ATGCTTCGAATTAAGCAAATTAGAAGTAAGATAGGTTCAAATAAGAGACAAAAAGCCACATTAAAAGCTCTTGGGTTAAAAAAGATTAACGATGTGGTTGTTCATAAAGATACTCCTAGCATAAGAGGAATGATTAAGAAAGTTTCTCATCTTGTAGAAGTGGAGGAAATTAATGGGAATTGA
- the rpsE gene encoding 30S ribosomal protein S5, whose protein sequence is MKIDPREYEFEEKVISINRVSKVVKGGKKFRYSVWVVVGNRAGIVGYGHGKADEVPAAIQKAIKDARGRLIRVPIVGTSIPYSLITKYKSAKVLIKPATPGTGIIANDKLRAIFELGGYKDVLTKCLGSNNPFNNIIAVYNALLRMRTPEEFAELRGKSIEEMLKGRRRIEVIKDASN, encoded by the coding sequence TTGAAAATAGATCCTCGGGAGTATGAATTTGAAGAGAAGGTTATTAGCATTAACCGTGTTTCGAAGGTTGTGAAAGGAGGGAAGAAATTCAGATACTCCGTATGGGTTGTAGTAGGAAACCGAGCGGGTATTGTTGGGTATGGGCATGGTAAGGCTGATGAAGTTCCAGCGGCAATTCAAAAGGCGATTAAAGATGCAAGAGGTAGATTAATAAGAGTTCCTATTGTTGGGACTTCGATTCCTTATTCTTTAATCACAAAGTATAAATCGGCAAAAGTTTTGATAAAGCCAGCAACTCCTGGAACAGGTATTATTGCAAATGATAAACTTAGGGCTATATTTGAACTTGGAGGGTATAAAGATGTTCTTACAAAATGCCTTGGTTCAAATAATCCATTTAATAACATAATTGCTGTTTATAACGCCTTGCTTAGGATGAGAACTCCTGAAGAGTTTGCAGAACTTAGGGGAAAGTCAATAGAGGAGATGTTGAAAGGTAGAAGGAGAATTGAGGTGATAAAAGATGCTTCGAATTAA